A region of the Coffea eugenioides isolate CCC68of unplaced genomic scaffold, Ceug_1.0 ScVebR1_3007;HRSCAF=4140, whole genome shotgun sequence genome:
TGTCACAAGGAGATGCATCGGAACAGAGGTACATACACTTTTTATGGTTTCCTTTATACAATGATTAATTTCGTACCAATAATTTGCTACAGCCctaaagaatttaaaatttaatattgCCTTCATATGCAACGAACCAATTACAGTAAAGGCGAGACATAATGTACCGTTCCCTGTTTCGTGATGGCCCACATCCTTGGTAGCATCATCTTGCAAATCTCCTCTGGTTACAGCCTCATGTGCCTGTTTATTTTCTATCAGGAAAGCAGCATAAGCGAACGGGTCCGCAAGTTTACCCAAAGCGATCTCCCAGGCAATAAATTTTCTAGCAATGACAACATCAAGCTGTACATACATTCAGAAACAATGTCAGACGCAATAGAGTCAGCTTGCCACAAGGGGTTGTCAATGTGTGCACTCACAAATTCTGGCCGACACCCCTTTGCCCAACATTGCGCAAACTTCAAAGTGAAAACCCCGCAACTCGCCCCGTCTgtctgttttagtttgtgttTTACAAGAATAAATGTCCAGGGTTGATTTTCGTGGAAAATTTCCATCAAAATCCAttcctaaaaaaggaaataaatacaGCAGGTTTCGAATGTTAGAAAAATGTTGCCTTCTTCGGAAACGAAGCTAAGGTACGCTTTTGGAGTATACTCACCACAGATTGCATCAAACCTTGGTAGATGGTTTTGTAATTGTCCATAGAATCAACAATGTACACCTGTTTGTCCTTGACATGTGCAATCATGAGCAACCAATGATTTGAATAAATGATTGGGAAAAAAATCTGCAATCGCATACAACAAGCAATGTTACCAAAATGTGTTAAAAGCTAAGGCATGTTAGGCTAAATCCAATTCCACTAACATGCAGCTGCTACTCATATTGTATAAGAATGTTAAGGCGAGAATGATAGCTAATGTTTACCTTTTCAGGATTTGACTGATAGTCGTCATTGCTTTGATCAACGAATGTCTTTTTGGTTGCGGGAGATATGCATGGATAGTCTAAGACGCATTTAAGCTACAACCAAGTGATTGAGAAGCAAGTATTAGGTCCACATTTTGCAAGGCACAACAGCACATATAATAATTTTCGTTACGTACCCAAAACATAGGATTGAAGAAAACgaattgcttatattctttcTGGAGTAAGTGAAGGTACTGGGTCACAACCTTCAGAGAATGGAACAAATTCAAACATTCAACATCGAGTGGACAATTTTTAGCGAGATTAGTGAACAAGGTAGGCCTGTGCAATCGCATAAAAAACTTACTTTGTCACTGATTAGTGTGTCCTGAAGCATCACTTCCTCCAGTTCTTCTCTTGTAATATCAAAGAGATGCTGCCTATCTAGTGTACTCACACAGCTGTGAACAATGATTGAGATGATTACAATAATCAGATGAAAGCGAGATCAGTGTTAGCCAAAGAAAATACCGATACTTTAACATACATCTGCGGGACGAGTTCTCTGACATGAAAGCGTACGGCTTCTTTCAATTCATCAGGTGCTACGCCGGAAGCTTGTGGTAGACACTGGACAATAAAGGTATTAGCATATATAAAGGGGATTACAGGAGAGCGCAAGAGCATGTCTTACATCTCGTAGAAATGGCAATTTCTCAATTCCGCGGTCCTTCACTTCGATGGCACCAACCCTTTGTAAAATTTGTGTCACTTTATCTGCAACCTAGTCATACAAATATTGGGTTATGCTCCTGTGTTGCCATcgagaagaagaaacaaaaaggagTAAAATAACTTTGTCACATACACTTGCCCCTTTTCTGGTTTGTTCAGACAGTATGACAACATCTTGAAGGTGTGCCTTTTCCCCCACAACCGGCCCCACCTCGACCCCAGCACACTTCCCCCCTTATccatcttatttatttattcaactTTTCTATTCGCGTCCCCAGTCTCACCAATGACAGCATCAGAGGTATAGGATTTCTTCCACATCCAACCACCATCTTCAGCTTTGAATGCCAGTTTTTTGAAGTACGATACTCCCATATTTTGGGCGTAAAATCCTCTGTCAACATGGTCAGCCAAGAATGGCACATTAAAGCGCCTAAAGAGCCTGGTCAGCAACATACCAAATGGGAGATGTGTTCTCTTATTCTCCCTGCTCTTAATCTTCCTAATCCTGTTGAGCATTGTTGCAATGATCAAATTGGCTATGTTGACGGGTTGTTTGTGTAACATATGCCACAATATAACTCTTTCTAATGCACTAATGGAAGTGATACTTCCGGCTTTGGGTAAAATGTTATGAGTTATTATCAGATGTAACAGCCGTGGCAACACTTTCATATACGGCGCATAAAACTTAGTTTTTTTCCCCGTGTTCATAACTCTGTCACCATTTTGCCTAatctctccaagaaattctaggTCATTGTACCCCTTCACAGCAACCTTATCTACATTCTTTGCGCTAATCCGTTTATAGTCAACAGTGTATCCACTGTCAACCAACCCAAACTCTGAACACAAAACCTCAGTAGACACTGACACTTCTACATTCCTAACGACTGAACGCAGAACTGACTTCTGCTTATTTGCCCTACAGTTAGCATAGAATTCCCTAACCATCGCATCATAGCACTTGTCATTATTTGCCAgcaaatttaacaaattttgggcATTCAGATATTCCGTGATATCAATACACTCACCAGCGAGACCTTCTACGTCGACCCACATGCCTGCATACACTGGAAGACTCATACAGGCCTCCATGTTACTGCCTATGCTTGCTCCGGGATGCGATTCAATTGTTGAGTACTTTGAGCAACAGAGGAAGCGAACGCGATAAATCTACTTCTTTTTGGACCTTGCCGCGAAAAACTTTTCGAAAAGCTCCAAATTTCAGAAGGGGGGGGAAAGCTTTAACCGAAACTGTTCAGTGTGTTTACACAACAACGGAGCTTTTGATGGGCTAAACAGGAGAAACGATGACAAGTTCAAGAAAGACAAGCTTTTTGTGGGATAATTGATGAGGCGGGGACGGGCGTGGAGGGGAGGCAAACCCGATTTACATTTTCGAAATTCAACCCGTTTCGGTATTGGAGCGTGTATTCGAATCGGGTTATGCGGAAGCCAAATTACTTTGGCAGCAgattacaatctattgataatAACAAATGTAAATAtgtttttatataatttattaatattatatacacatatattatAAGGGATACCCTCAGAAACCTCCCCCGAATTACCTTATGAAAAAATCATGAAATGGATAATTTATGGACGATAGCCAAAAAGAGCTCCCGTTTTATTCAAGAActtgtttattttcatttaatccgataaataaatttgtttttggaaaaatgGATACTCTTTTCTTATAATAAAGGAGAGCCATAAAGAGCATCACTTTTATTGTAAATCGAGTTTAATTTTTATATTATCcgataaatatatttatttatgggataaTTGGGTACTCTGTTATTATAATGCAGGAAgaccataaagagctggtgttttactACAAAGTGATACTTTACAGACTGGGACCACGATTTGGATTATCAAATTATgcaaagaaaattatgtcattattatatatatttttgttatgcattgtataattatactaatatattatatCACTATAAAGTATATTATacattaattaaatttttttataaatgtatattataaatactgttataatatatatttacatattactatttaaatatatttataaatgtattttatatgtgcatataattataatatatatgtgtatatagtAATATAAAATTAAAGATTAGCATGATTATATAATGCATTATATGAATATgtataataattaattaattaagtcgACAAAATCATTCAGCAATTTTCtttggataatttcataaatcaAATCGTGGTCTATTCATCGTAGTATCACATTTTCTTAAAAGAcaagctctttatggctttcctccattataagaacggAGTACCCTTTTTTccataagtaaatttttttgCAGTATCTAATCAACCACCATTTCGTTTGTACTTAGTAAACTTCTCACTTCACTACAGTATCCGTCACGTGGTCCATTCCTGCTGAGGAGTTCCCTCTTTACCTTCTAACTATCATCCTTTATTCTTACATTTCATACACGTTTGTCTACAACGGCGTTTTGTCGAGAAAAAGTCAGAACATACAAGGGCCAAGATAAGCTATTTATGTTTTCATACCAGTAATATTAAGAGAGTAAGAAGTAGCGGTCAATTCAGTTGGCAAACATAAAAAAAGCGTAACGGTTAGTGTTGTCAACATTCAATCTTACACACTAACGATATGGCAGGGCAGCACAGATTGCTCGAATTTCTTCATCGCAAGCGCACCCTTCACACGTACTCTCCTCCACTTCATCGGCATCCATAGGCCATGAAGATGTTTTCCTCTCATGTGTCATGGCACAACAAATGGGCGTTGGGTTTAGAAACACAGGATTCTTGACCCATATCATCCTCAGCAGCGCTCGCAAATTCTGATGGCAAAGATTCACTCTGCCTTTAAGAATTCTGGATTTCATGAGCAGTCGCATACCTTTGCGCTTTAACTCGTCCCCACCAACAAAGATGTAAATTATTCCCAACGCATATGCAGCATCGGCATGGCCTGAATTAGCAGCTTCTTCCAGGTTTTCCAATGCTGAGTCCTCGTGCTTATCCGAAAAAAAATCAACCTAAGCAGTTCCAAGGTTGATATTACAGTCTTGCGAAATGTATGAGTAACGAAAAAGTTTAAAAGTGCAGGCAGAACAGTGGCGGCGAGACAACAGTTATTTACTGGGGCCCAAAGCTGCAGTAACCTGTTGTAGGCCAATCTTTTGGGTGAAGTGTGCTGACCAAAATCACATTGAAGTTCAAATGAAAGAGATGATGTGAGCTTGGTGTAGAAATTTTGTAACTCAAGTATGGTTATGGAATGTTAGTTCATTACTATTCCATTTAAAACATTACCGAATTTTCCCATAACTATTGCGTCTTACGTTCCAAAGCAACCCAACTTACCACTCCTTTTCGGTACAAGGCTTCTGGATTTTTGCTTTGTCTGCACTTCTTCAAGAACCTCGACACTTTGTGGTTTTTTTGCCACGGAACGATTTCAAACCTGTCGAGGGACACCCGCTGGTAAATGTTCTTTGCGTCGGAAACTTCGTTGAACAACTTACAGCTGCAAAATAATAGAAATGATCCATTAAACTACAACTAAAAGCACAGAATGAAACAACAATACGCCTCTTCCAGTTAGTATCATCCATAGCAGAACGAACCACAGTTTTGCCCGGAAAAGATCAGTGGATGAAGAAGACGCGACACGTGCAAGCACCTCGGATAGCACCTCGGTCGGAAGGGAGAGGATGGAGGTTCCTGAACTCCGTTTTTGTACGTTGGCCATGACCGGTTAACTCCTTTTACTGGGCACAGTTTAGTGAATCCCTGAAAGCCCCAAGAATGGAGTAAACTTCAAACAAAAACTACTTCCTCATAAAATCCAAAAATGATAGATCAGGTGTAATATCCCACTGTTTCTGGACATCCGACTAACCTTAGCGTTCGTTCGAACAGAAATGGGAAAGTGGCGACTTCTCCTGCAAACGACGCAACATTCTGTCGTCAAAA
Encoded here:
- the LOC113757342 gene encoding putative F-box protein At1g67623, with protein sequence MANVQKRSSGTSILSLPTEVLSEVLARVASSSSTDLFRAKLCCKLFNEVSDAKNIYQRVSLDRFEIVPWQKNHKVSRFLKKCRQSKNPEALYRKGVVDFFSDKHEDSALENLEEAANSGHADAAYALGIIYIFVGGDELKRKGMRLLMKSRILKGRVNLCHQNLRALLRMIWVKNPVFLNPTPICCAMTHERKTSSWPMDADEVEESTCEGCACDEEIRAICAALPYR